The Cytobacillus firmus genome segment AAAGGAGCAGATGAAGATGGAAAAGAGAGAGCCAAAAGCAGAATCCGGATATTTTTTTGATGAGCAGGGTGCAAATGAGGTTAGCGCACAGATCATGAATGCGTATAACAGCGGTGTTATTGATCAGCCAAATGCCGAGTTTGACATGGAAGCTCACGAACGGAATGAAGGCAATCTGCAATAAGAAAAGCGAGCTCTCATAAATACATGAGGGCTTTTTATATGATTGTTTGGGAGGAGAAAAATAGGCAAAGGAATTGTATACTTTTCCCTAAAATAGCCATATAAAGTTAATAGCGGTATCACTAAAAATACGGAGGTGTGCAGAATGCGCATCGGAGTTCCCAAGGAAGTAAAAAACAATGAAAACAGGGTTGCCATGACTCCTGCCGGTATTATGAACCTTATCCAATTTGGCCATGAAGTCTATATGGAAACGGGTGCCGGGATCGGATCGGGCTTTTCTGACAGCGACTATATGAGTGCAGGCGCACATATTGTTCAGACAGCAGAAGAGGCATGGGCCATGGAAATGGTCATGAAGGTAAAGGAGCCGATACAGAGCGAATATGTGTATTTTCGGGAAGGGTTAATTCTCTTTACATATTTGCATTTGGCTGCTGAACCTGATTTGACTAATGCTTTAATAAATAAAAAGGTTGCAGGCATAGCCTATGAAACAGTCCAGCTTCCCAACCGGACTTTGCCTCTATTGACTCCAATGAGTGAAGTAGCGGGAAGGATGGCAGCTCAGGTAGGCGCACAGTTCCTTGAAAAAATACATGGCGGGAAAGGAATCCTCCTATCGGGTGTCCCGGGTGTACAGCGTGGGAAAGTTACAATAATCGGCGGCGGTGTAGCTGGGACTAATGCGGCAAAAATGGCAATTGGTCTTGGTGCCAAGGTGACTATGATCGATTTGAATCCAGATCGCCTTCGGCAGCTTGATGATATCTTTGGAAGAGAAGTAACAACTTTAATCTCAAATCCTTATAATATCGCTGAAGCTGTTAAGGAGTCAGACCTCGTTATTGGAGCAGTACTGATTCCGGGTGCTAAAGCTCCTAAGCTTGTGACAGAGGAAATGATCAAAACGATGAGCCCGGGTTCTGTTATCGTGGATATTGCCATTGATCAGGGAGGGATTTTTGAAACAACTGATCGAATTACTACCCATGACCATCCAACATATGAAAAACATGGTGTCGTTCATTATGCGGTAGCTAATATGCCGGGGGCAGTTCCGAGAACATCAACTATGGCACTGACAAACGTGACGGTACCTTATGCAGTTCAAATAGCAAATAAAGGCTATAAACAGGCTTGCCTGGATAATGAAGCTTTATTAAAGGGAATCAATACATTAAATGGCTACGTGACATACAAGGCTGTAGCTGAGGCCCATAGCCTTGACTATTCAGATGCGAGAACACAATTGGAGCAGCAATAGGAAAAGCTTAAGGCCCCGCTTGTCTGGGATACTGATCTAATTCAGAAATTATATAAAAAATCCGGAGCTTGCTAGCCCCGGATTTTCTGCCTGAATTGTTCGACTCTCTATTTTATAATTTGAAGTTCTTTCGGGAATTTGGTCAAAATTTCTACCCCGTCTGCTGTTACAGCAAGGTCATCTTCAATCCTCACTCCGGCCACACCTGGAACATAGATACCCGGTTCGATGGTGAAGACCATACCTTCTTCAAGCAAAAGCGGGTTTGTTTCTGTTAATGAAGGGTACTCATGCACGCTCACACCCAGCCCATGGCCTAATCGATGAGGGAAATAGTCGCCGTATCCGGCTTCTGCTATCAGATTTCTTGCTGTCAGGTCAATATCTGCGCAAGTGACTCCCGGCTTGCTCGCTTCCACCGCTGCAAGCTGAGCTTTTAAGACTGTATCATAAATTTCTTTCTGTTTATCATTGATATCACCGTAAGCTACAGTTCTTGTAATATCTGAGCAATAGCCATTCCAGACAACTCCGAGGTCAAACAGGACTAAATCCCCTTTTTGAATCTTCGTCATTCCTGGTGTGCCATGAGGTGAAGCTCCGTTAGCCCCGGTCAGAACCATGGTAGAAAAAGACATTTCATTAACGCCTTTTTTCTTTAACGCATATTCTACTGCAGCCAGAACATCCAGTTCCGTTTTTCCTTCCTGAATCTCTGCACAGCCTGTTTCAATCGCAAAATCAGCCAGTGCACATGCTTCGCGGATGATTTCCAATTCTTTTTCATCCTT includes the following:
- the ald gene encoding alanine dehydrogenase; this encodes MRIGVPKEVKNNENRVAMTPAGIMNLIQFGHEVYMETGAGIGSGFSDSDYMSAGAHIVQTAEEAWAMEMVMKVKEPIQSEYVYFREGLILFTYLHLAAEPDLTNALINKKVAGIAYETVQLPNRTLPLLTPMSEVAGRMAAQVGAQFLEKIHGGKGILLSGVPGVQRGKVTIIGGGVAGTNAAKMAIGLGAKVTMIDLNPDRLRQLDDIFGREVTTLISNPYNIAEAVKESDLVIGAVLIPGAKAPKLVTEEMIKTMSPGSVIVDIAIDQGGIFETTDRITTHDHPTYEKHGVVHYAVANMPGAVPRTSTMALTNVTVPYAVQIANKGYKQACLDNEALLKGINTLNGYVTYKAVAEAHSLDYSDARTQLEQQ
- a CDS encoding M24 family metallopeptidase; the encoded protein is MNNRLQKLSQWMKENDIQVTFVTSPDNVFYLSGFLSDPHERLLGLAVFQEEEPFLVCPAMEKEDAKNAGWSHEIIGYSDIQNPWEFIQTSIHKRIGKINKTAIEKEHMNVERYESISGLFSGASFVSAEAKLRQLRMVKDEKELEIIREACALADFAIETGCAEIQEGKTELDVLAAVEYALKKKGVNEMSFSTMVLTGANGASPHGTPGMTKIQKGDLVLFDLGVVWNGYCSDITRTVAYGDINDKQKEIYDTVLKAQLAAVEASKPGVTCADIDLTARNLIAEAGYGDYFPHRLGHGLGVSVHEYPSLTETNPLLLEEGMVFTIEPGIYVPGVAGVRIEDDLAVTADGVEILTKFPKELQIIK